The following nucleotide sequence is from Synechococcus sp. KORDI-52.
CTGGGGTTGAACGGCGAGATCCGCTGGGACTGGCTTCCGGCACTGGTTCTCGGATCACTGATCGGAGGCTTCCTCGGCGCCCACTATTCCCTGGTGAAAGGAAGTCGCGTGGTGAAACGGTCCTTCGAGATCTTGGCACTGCTGATGGGTGGATCACTCCTGGTCCGCAGCTTCTGAATCGGATTCAGAGAGAAAACGCCCGGAAAATCGCGTCGCCAACACAACCGTTGCAGCCCCGTAGGCGATGAACGTCACCGCTTGACCTGCACTGGCTGTTTCGTAAACCTCGCCCGTCAGCAACATCCAGTCCATCAAGGACGAAACCGTTCCCCAGATCACCACCCAGACGGACACGTAGGCAACACCGCGAACAATCCGATTCACTCGCCCATGGGTCGGTTGTCCCAACGCTAAGGGAAGCCCATCGAAGGGTGAGGGCCAGTGGCTCCCGTAATGTCGCTCATTGATCCGGTTGAGGTGATGCCGAAGAAACGCCGCAAGCTCAACAAGGACATGGAAGCGGAGATGGCCGCTGCCAAGCGAAAGATCGAGCTGGTCGGTGCGCTGATCAACGACATCCGGGATGAGGACATCCAGGCTGAGTACCTCGGTGCCTTCACGCAGATCCGCAGCGCCGTCGTGAATCTGATCGCGAAGTACACCACCGATGGATTCTGCGAAGAAACCGAGGGCCTCCTCGCCCTTTACAACGGGCTGATCCAGCAGTTCGAAGAGGAGTACGAACTCTGAAGACGCGACAGCATCGGTTGTCGTCGAAGCAGACACGGGCGAAGCCCACCCATTAGGTTCGACAGCCTTTGTGGCATGCCATGGCTCTTCGCCAGAACCAACAGCAGGTGTCACCACTGCGCCTGAAGATCACACTCCTGATCGCCGGCTTCGGGCCACTGGTCGCCATCGGCCTCTGGCTTCAGTCCAAAGGTTTTTTCAACTGACTCCATGCACCGTCTCATCACCACCGCAGGGCTGCTGACCCTCGGAATGATCCCTGGAATGAGCTGGGCCGAGACCGTCACATTGACCCTTCGCAACGGCGACAGCCTTCAGGGCGAACTGGTTGAACGGAATCCAAAGGATGGAACCACCGTGCTGGAGCATCCCCAGCTTGGGCGGTTGACACTCACCGCGGAGCAACTCAAGCCTGTCGAGACCAAGCCCCTTTGGACAAGCTCTGTCTCCGCCGGTCTGATCGGGAACGAGAAGGATGGTGACAGCTCTCTTTCGATCAGCTTCTCCGGCAACACCCGTTACAAAGACGAGCAGCAGACGCTGTCGTTACGCGGCAGTTTCAACGCAAGCCAATCGAAGGATGCAGGGAAACCAATTTCCATCGATACGGAGAAGGGCTCCGCTGAACTCCGGTACGACAAACCCATCGGATCCAACCTCAATTTGTTTGCTCTGAGCAGCTATCAGTACAACGGCACCAACGATTCGGGTGTGAACACCGTGTTGGGCAACATGGGTGTGGCAGTTCCCGTGATCAAGTCAGACAACACTGAACTCACGGTCTCGATCGGACCTTCGCTGCAGTGGAGTGGAGGCGGACGAAACTGTGACAGCGACGCTTTTTGCGACAACACATACGGCGGCGCAACACTGACCGCTGACCTCGGCTGGAAACCCTTGCCAACGCTGCGTTTCGGACTGCAAAACCAGTTCACAACAGTGTGGGCAAGCGACGTTCAACCCGCCAACACCCTGACTGCTGAGATCCGTTATTACCCCTCAGTGAACAGCAAGTTGTTCACAACCTTGCGGGTCCAATCGATTTACCAAAGCATGAGCACGCCGCAGATCAACAACACCATCACAGCTCAGGTGGGCGCTGACTTCTGATGACAACACCCCCGATGATTCATCCCCCGCTTGACGCCGAACAGATCCGTGCCTTGTTCACCAAGCCCTACGGATCACCGGGACCCACGGCTGAACAATGGAAGGCTGTCTACGCCGAGGACGTTCACTTCACCGATCCAACCCAGGAAAGGCAGGGCATTGATGCTTACATCCTTGCCCAAGAGGGCCTGATGCAACGCTGCGATGACGTTGTGCTGGAAGCTGAAGCGGTGGCGGTCAACGGCCAGACGGCCTTTGTTGAATGGCGCATGGGCCTCAAAATCAAGGGAATTGAGTTCATCTATCCCGGCACAACCCGTCTCAGCTTCAATGCAGACGGAAAGATTGGGGATCACCGCGATTACTTCGATTTCGTCGGCCCCACCTTCGCTCCTGTTCCTGTGATTGGCGGGCTGGTGCGGTGGCTGTACAAACGGTTCGTTGCTTGAAGCGTCAAGGCATGGGCACGTGCTGATCGGCCCACCGGGCAGTGGAAAGTCCACACTGGCTGCCACTCTCGCTGAATCGCTCCGTGCCCCGGTGGTCTCCAGCGACAACTTGAGGCAGGAGCTCTGGGGGGATGCTGGTATTCAGGGCCCCTGGTCTGAGTTGGAACCTCGACTGCATGGGGCGATCGACAACGCCCTTGCCGCAGCCGGGACCGTGATTATGGATGCGACCCATGCGCAACTCAGCTGGCGCCAACGGTTGATGCAAAGACATCAGGAAGCGAGGCGTGTGCAATGGATCGGCTGGTGGCTGCAGACACCGTTGCACCAGTGCCTGGCCTGGAATCGCTCCCGTCATCGACACGTTCCAGAACCCATCATTCGTGCGATGCACAAACGGCTGACCACCCCACCTGACCAACCAGATCCATCGGAGGGATTCACAAGCTTGATCCGGCTCAATCCTTGCGGCGCTTGTCTAAACAAGCAGGTCAACCGGGCACTTCAGATCATCCATAGCCATGAAGAAAGGTGAGCAGGTCGTGCATCCCCCTTGGAGTCCCATCAACGTGATTTCAACTGCATCAGTGCCATGACGGTCGGAGAACTGTTTCTCGAAGCCATGTCCACCGGCGTGATCACGAATGGCGAGATGGCGTGGGTGACCGCCCGGCAAGATCAATTCACACGCACCGAGGAAGCCGTTGCCCAGAGGCTGGGGCGGTTGATCGATGAGGGCACGATTCAACTGGGCTGCCGCATGCCCATGGCCTGATTGAAGGCACGGCTCTGATGACGCGCATTTCCTGCCGCTACGAGGGAGATCTGCACTGTTCAGCCGAACATGGGCCCTCGGGCGTGGCGGTGCATACCGATGCACCGCCAGATCACGACGGCCGGGGGGAAAGCTTTTCACCAACAGATTTGTTGGCCACCGCTCTGGGCACTTGCATTTTGACCGTGATGGGAATCACGGCCAAACGCCGGAATTGGTCGGTCACTGACGCAACAGCATCTGTTGAGAAGGTGATGAGTCAAACAGGGGCGAGAAGAATTGACACCCTTCGGGTGTTGATCACTCTCCCTCAAGGGTTATCGGAGGATCAAGTTCAGTTGTTCAAGCGTGTTGCCTACGACTGTCCTGTGAAACGCAATTTAGAACCATCCATGTCGATCGATTTGATCTGGTGCTGATCATGCTCTGTTCGGCCACACCAGCTTCAGAGCGTACGGGGTGCACCAGCATTAGTTGAAGACAGAGCAGAAATGATGTTTGTAAGGCTTGACGTGCATCTGCAGCGATCACGAGGCTCAGTGATGGTGCTTGCGTCGCCGTGAATGACGACGCATGCGCTTCACCAGGCGGTCGCTGACAGAGCGATTTTCAACACACTCGAACTGGTTCCAACGCCATCCCAACAAGGACAACAACAGAACGATGGCAAGGGCAATCAACCAACCCACTGGAGCCACTCAGAGACAAAGACTGCTGGTCCACAGCTCTTCATCATCACCAAGATGCGTCCGAACGCAGGAGGTGACGCATTCACCATCATCGATCGAACACGTGGTGATGCACTCCAGGCATGCTTCAACCGAATCCCAGGATCCAGCCTGTTGTTGCTCCATGGCGTTCCCAACCGACTAGAAGAGTTGTAGGTCGGCGATTGATCCCTGTCGCTCCTTCCATGAAGACGCGTGAAGGAAGCGGGTTTCACCGCTGAGCGTCCTGATCGAGACTGAACTCGAGCAAGGCTGCCGTGAGCAGGGTCTTCATGGCCTGCAGTGCCTCCTGCTCCCGCGGATCCGGCCCCCCAGGCCATTTCTCAAGGTGAAAGCTCACCGAGCGGTGGAGCAGGCGAACGGCTTCGAGATCCAGATCGAACTGGAGGCTGGCACGAGATTCACTCATGGCCACATTCTCCCCAATACGCCCACGGCAGCGCCACCGCCTTAACGGCAGAAGAGCAGTCTTGGGGGGTTCTGCTTGTTCATGGAGATCGTCAAGGTTTCCCTGCCAACCAACGGGGCGCACGGCATGTCGACCATGCGAGCCTCCACAAAGCGTCAACTGCTGGTGGCCTAGGCAGCACAGCTTGATCTCAGGCCCTTGGAAGCGGCGAGCCGCCACCTCATCTCCCGAGAGAACGACGCCAGACAACAAACGGAGCCACGGTGATCAACATCAGCACGCCATAGACCGCTGAAGGGAGACTCATTTCCGTCAACACCGCATTGAAACCGGGCTGACTGAGCATGGCCCCCACAACAATGCCAACAGTCCCGTTCTGAAAGCCACTCTCAATGGCCAATGTCGTCACTTGAGGCCTGGGCAAAGCCAGTAACGGACCCAGCGTGCAACCCAGCAAGAGCATCAGCACATTGAGGCTGATCAGGATCGGACCAAGCACCTCCAGATGGGCCGTGAACACGTCCCATTGGCTGATCAATGTGGCAAGAAGGATCAGCGCGAACAGCAGGTTCGCCAAACGGGAACAACGCCGTTCCCACTGGATGGTGGCTGAAGCATGCAGCTTTCTGAGCATCACGCCGATCAGCACAGGCAAGGTGGCAAGCGCAAACACCTTGAAACTGAGTGGAACAACAGCAAATTCAAGATCCGAGGTCGCAAGAAACCGGCCTGCGGCTGATCCAAGAATGAGTGGGAGTGTGAATGCCGTCAGCAGACTGACGATGGCTGTGTAAGAGATGGAGAGGGCCACATCGCCCCGAGCCCAACGGGACATCACATTGGATGTGATCCCTCCAGGACAGCAACTCAGGATCATCACGCCGAATGCCAAGTCCCCCTGCAATCGAAACAATCCAATCAGCACATAGGCCATCAATGGCAAAAGAATGACCTGACAGAGCAAGCCCGCCAGCAAGGCTCTCGGTTGACGAAAGGCAACAACAAAATCCTTGAGCTCCAAACTGAGCCCAAGGGAGAACATGATGAAGGCAAGACTGAGTCCAAGAGCGAGCTCAATCATTGAGCAGCGCTGCGATTACAAGGCTGGAGACTTTATCGAACAAACAGACGAAATCAGTCCCAAAGCCGAAACAGCTGCCCAGCAACGCATCAAAACCGAAATGTTATGGCTCTAATTCTTAGCTCATAAAAAAGCCCCCTCCGAGGAGGGGGCTTTCCGATTCAGTTGATCTGAATCGTTTGTGCTGTTCAGATGTGAACAGGTTGATTCCAGATCAACCGATGGCGGGAGCCTGCAGAGCCACAGGAGTGGACTCCACAGCAGCCAGGTCGAGGGGGAAGTTGTGAGCGTTGCGCTCGTGCATCACTTCCATGCCGAGGTTGGCGCGGTTCAGCACATCAGCCCAGGTGTTCAGGACACGGCCCTGACCATCAAGGATGGACTGGTTGAAGTTGAAACCGTTCAGGTTGAAGGCCATGGTGCTGATGCCCATGGACGTGAACCAGATGCCAACGACAGGCCAGGCAGCCAGGAAGAAGTGAAGGCTGCGGCTGTTGTTGAAGGAGGCGTATTGGAAGATCAAGCGACCGAAGTAACCGTGGGCAGCCACGATGTTGTAGGTCTCTTCCTCTTGGCCGAACTTGTAGCCGTAGTTCTGGGACTCGCTCTCGGTGGTTTCACGCACCAGGGAGGAGGTCACCAGGGAGCCGTGCATGGCGGAGAACAGAGATCCACCGAACACACCTGCGACACCCAGCATGTGGAAGGGGTGCATCAGGATGTTGTGCTCAGCCTGGAACACCAACATGAAGTTGAAGGTGCCAGAGATGCCCAGGGGCATGCCGTCAGAGAAGGAACCCTGACCGAAGGGGTAAACCAGGAAAACAGCGAAGGCGGCAGACAGCGGAGCGCTGTAAGCAACGCAGATCCAGGGACGCATGCCAAGGCGGTAGGAGAGCTCCCACTGGCGACCCATGTAGGCGGAGATGCCGATCAGGAAGTGGAAGACCACCAGCTGGTAAGGACCGCCGTTGTACAGCCACTCATCGAGAGAAGCAGCTTCCCAGATGGGATAGAAGTGCAGGCCGATGGCGTTGGAGGAAGGAACAACAGCACCGGAGATGATGTTGTTGCCGTAGATGAAGGAACCAGCAACAGGTTCACGGATGCCGTCGATATCAACCGGGGGAGCGGCGATGAAGGCAATGATGAAGCAGATCGTGGCCGCCAGGAGGCAGGGAATCATCAGAACGCCGAACCAACCCACATAAATGCGGTTGTTGGTGTCGGTCACCCACTGACAAAAGGCTTCCCAGTTGCTCTGACGTCCGCTGCGAATTGCGGTGGACATAGAAGAAAAGAAGACGTATGGACCTCTCCCCAAAGAAGGGACAGGTGCATCAAGCTTATGGAGGGAACCTTCCGTTACATGAGAACTCAACAATCAGAATCAGCTCTCAAAAAAACTTCATTAAGAACTTCATGAAGCCTTCATGAAGTTCCATGAAGCAGCCAATTTCTGGATTGCTGAACGAAGCCGTTCCAGTTCATTCGTTCCTCTTCTGCAGCCCGGGCGACCAGCAACGGGGCCTGCTGTTTAAACGCCACTAGATCAAGCTCGTCCACACCGGCGTTGATCGCCAGCCAATCCGCCATGGAACGGCCCACCACGCGGGTGAGATAGGCCGCACTGAGGGCCTGCATCGCACCAGCAATCAGCCAACTTCCCCCATCGAGCTTGGCCAGACCGAGCAAGGTCTGGCCAGTCCACTCCACCACGCCCTGGGCGAGGGCGACCCGCGCCAGCTGCGCCGCCGCTTCCCGGAGCACATCCGGCTGCAGCGACGTGCACCAGATCTCTCCCATCTCCTTGATCATCAAACCGTTCGCGACGGCGACGGCGAGGAGATCAAGGCTGGCAATGGGGGAGGCCATCACAGAACCGGCCACCAGCCACTGGGTGCGCTGCTGGAGCTGAAGAAACCGATCTCGCCGGAGCGATTCCAGTTCGCGCTGCCAGCGCCGGTGCAGTTCCGCCAGAAGCCGGGGCCGTGTCTCGGCCGCAGCCTGTTTCAGCGAACGACGCAGAGGCGCAAGAGCAGACCGCAGCGAGAGCGATGGAGCCTCAACAAGAATCCGGTCACGCCAACGCGCGGGAAGATCATCGCGAACAGCGGCAATGGCATCAGCCGTAGGCGCTTCCTGCCCTTCGGTAGCCAGAAGCAGCCAAGCAGGTTGGTCGGCCGGCACCTGCTGAAGCCAAAGCAGATCGGAGGCCAGCAAGGGCGCTTTCAGGCTGAACAGGATCAGATCCTGATCCACCAGCCCGCTGGGCCAGCAGCGGCTGCCGTCGTCGGTGGTCAAGGGGTGGCACAGCGACAGCGTCAGCGGCACAGAGCCCGCCAGGGAACGGCTGAAGTCGGCTTCGTTCGTTGCCAGAGAGACACCCAGGGCCACCATGGCAACGCGCACAGGAGTTTCTGCGCGTTCCACCACTGACTTCAGATCAGCGCGACGGGCCTGATCCGCAGCTGGCTGATGCTCAAAGCGCGCGAACTGATCCAGCACCTCCTGACATCGAGCCATCCATCCCTCCAGCGACACCGGTGCTGCGAATCGCGGCTGGCTTGGTTTGCGGCCGAGCCAGATCACCACGCCACCGGCAGCCAGAAGCCCCATCCCCCCACCGGGGAGATGCATCACATCACTGATCAGCCACTGGCCTGCAATCAGCCCAACTCCTGTCAGCGCCAAAGGCCGCAGGAGCGACGCCTGTGGCATCACCAGGTCTGGCAAGGAAGCCGGGAATTTCAAGAGAGACCCTGCTCGAGCAGTTGCCCTTCTTAGCTCAACCCACCCCATGGCACCAGATTTTCAGGTCAGAGGAACGACTTCTCCATAAGTTGGGAACAGGCCACGGACAGCCGTGACACAGAGTCATCCCATCGCGATCGTCGACAACCGCCAGGGGGTGCGCCGGGTTCTTTTGGTGGCCCTTGGCTTGAACATCGCCATGTCGCTTCTGAAACTGCTGGTGGGGGCCATGAGTGGATCCCTGGCGGTGATCGCGGATGGCATGCACAGCGCCACCGATGCTCTCTCCAGCCTGACGGGTCTGGTCACCAACAAGCTCTCCGATCCACAACCCGATCGCGATCACCCCTACGGCCATCGCAAATATGAGGCGGTAGGCGCCCTCGGCATTGCCGGTTTCATCCTGTTCACAGCCATCGAGATTCTGTTGCGTTCTGGGGAACGGCTTCTGGAGGGGCTTCCACCCATCCGTGTCACCGGGCAGGAGCTGGTGCTGCTCACGCTGGTGCTGGGATTCAATCTCCTGCTCGCCGGCTATGAACTGCGGGAAGGTCGACGACTGAAGAGCAACCTGCTCAAGGCTGATGCTCGGCATGCAGCCAGTGATGTGTGGACCACCGTGGTGGTGCTGGTGGGCATGGCTGGGGCGGTTTGGTTGCAGGTGAACTGGCTCGACGTCGCACTGGCAATCCCCATGGCCCTGCTGCTGATCCGTGCCTGCGCGGAAGTGCTCCGGGGGACCTTGCCCTGGCTTGTGGACCACATGGCAGTGGCACCAGAGGCCATCTATGCCGAAGCGATGGCAACCGGCGGCGTGATGAACTGCCACGACATCGCCAGCCGAGGGGTTCTGGGGCAGCAGGTGTTCATTGAAATGCACATGGTTGTTGATGCCGACGACCTCACGACGGCGCACCAGATCACCGAAAGGGTGGAAGAGCGCTTGGAGACAGCCTTCGGCCCCGTGCGGTGCACCATCCACCTGGAACCCAAGGACTACGTGGAGGACGGGATCACCTACTGCGGTGCCCATGGCTGAAGCTGATGCCCTCACGATGGAGCTCGCCGGACTGACCGAGCGTCAGCAGAGGGGTCTGATTGACGTGCTCGATGAAATCCGCCATGCCGATGGCTGGTCTTGGCAACTACCGGTCTTGCTGCGGAATCGCTGCTGGCTGCGGCTGTCACGCATACCTCTCAACGAACTGCATCACCTGTTCCCCCCGGATGGGCGCGATGAAGCGCCGGAACTGATGCAGTACCGGCGGTTGCTGCACCAGGGAGTAGATCCACTCCTGGCCCAGCAGAGCTGCTGGCAGGACTTCGGCATGGAGGACTGCCAGAGGGCGCTGCAGGCGTACTGGCGCAGCCGCGACACTGCGATCCACGGATGGACGGCCCAGCGGTACAGACAGCTGGTGAGCAGCTACCGCGAACGGATTGAACGGAAGATCACGACTGTGCCGATGCTGGTGCTCGCACGGAAAAACAGCCTTGAAAACCACCGGTTGCTCTGGATCACTGAAAACACTCCGGTGATGCGTCACACTTGCGCCTGATTCCAGGCCATGGGCCATGAGTGATTCCTACAGCGATCCCCAACACCAGGGGGGACAGGGAGACGGCGGCCGCGACGGTCAACGCCTTCGCAGCAACCGTGGCGGTGGCCGCGAAGGCGGAGGTTTTCGCATCCGTCTGAGTGACAACGAAATGCGCTCGGCAAGGGCACTTCAGGAGGCCTTCAATCTTCGATCCACCGTTGCCGTCCTGGGTTTCGCCGTCCGCAGCCTTGGCCAGATGCTGGAAGACGGCCAACTTGACGCCCTGATCGAGCAGCAACGCAATCAACCGGCCCGGGGTGGCCGGCGTGATGGCGGCGGTCGTGATGGCGGCGGTCGCGGACGTCGGTTTGATGACGAGCGCGGAAACCGTGGCTCCCGTCCGAACCCCTTCGCTCGGCCGGCTAAACCCCAGCCTGAAGCTCAGGCAGAACCGCTGACAGAGCCGGGGTCCGAACCCGAAGCGTCCCCAAGCGACGACGCCAGTACAGCCCCTGTTGCGGACGTGTCCACGGACGACATCAAAACTGAAGCAACCGAGGGCTGATCGATGAACCGGCCAAGGGTTCTTTCCGGGGTGCAACCGACCGGAGCACTGCATCTCGGCAATTGGCTGGGTGCCATTCGCAACTGGGTTGACCTACAGGACACCCACGACACCTTCGTCTGTGTCGTGGATCTCCACGCCATCACCGTTCCCCATGAGCCCAGCCATCTTGCTGAAAACACCCGCTCCACGGCTGCGCTCTACCTGGCCTGTGGGATGGATCCCAGGCGCTGCTCGGTGTTTGTGCAGAGCCAGGTGGCAGCCCACAGTGAACTCTGCTGGCTGCTGAATTGCGTCACACCACTCAACTGGCTGGAGCGGATGATCCAGTTCAAGGAAAAAGCGGTGAAGCAGGGGGACAACGTATCCGTTGGCCTGCTGGATTATCCAGTTCTGATGGCTGCCGACATCCTTCTCTATGACGCGGACCTGGTGCCCGTCGGTGAAGATCAGAAGCAGCATCTCGAACTGGCGCGTGATATCGCCCAGCAGCGCATCAATGCCCGCTTCGGCGACAAGGACACCCCGGTGCTCAAGGTTCCGAAACCGTTGATCCTCAAGGAAGGAGCTCGGGTCATGAGCCTGACCGATGGTCGCAGCAAGATGAGCAAAAGTGATCCGAACGAGGGAAGTCGCATCACGCTCCTGGACCCTCCTGAACTGATCACCAAAAAGATCAAACGTGCCAAAACCGATCCCGAGCGTGGCTTGGAATTCGGAAACCCGGAGCGGCCGGAAACCGACAACCTGCTGGGGCTCTACGCGATCCTCAGCGGCAAGGGCAGGGAGCAGGCCGCCTGCGAATGCGCCGAAATGGGATGGGGGCAGTTCAAGCCGCTGCTGGCCGATGCCACCGTGAACGCCCTCGAGCCCATCCAGGCGCGCTACGGAGAACTGATGCGCGACCCCGCTGAACTCGACCAGGTGCTGAGCGAGGGACGCGAGAAGGCCGAAACCGTGGCCAACGCCACGCTGGAACGTGTTCGCGAGGCCCTGGGCTTTGCCCGGCGAGCCTGATTGCCCTTGAAGAAAACCATCAGCTGCTCTTATCAATGCG
It contains:
- a CDS encoding nuclear transport factor 2 family protein: MIHPPLDAEQIRALFTKPYGSPGPTAEQWKAVYAEDVHFTDPTQERQGIDAYILAQEGLMQRCDDVVLEAEAVAVNGQTAFVEWRMGLKIKGIEFIYPGTTRLSFNADGKIGDHRDYFDFVGPTFAPVPVIGGLVRWLYKRFVA
- a CDS encoding YcjF family protein codes for the protein MKFPASLPDLVMPQASLLRPLALTGVGLIAGQWLISDVMHLPGGGMGLLAAGGVVIWLGRKPSQPRFAAPVSLEGWMARCQEVLDQFARFEHQPAADQARRADLKSVVERAETPVRVAMVALGVSLATNEADFSRSLAGSVPLTLSLCHPLTTDDGSRCWPSGLVDQDLILFSLKAPLLASDLLWLQQVPADQPAWLLLATEGQEAPTADAIAAVRDDLPARWRDRILVEAPSLSLRSALAPLRRSLKQAAAETRPRLLAELHRRWQRELESLRRDRFLQLQQRTQWLVAGSVMASPIASLDLLAVAVANGLMIKEMGEIWCTSLQPDVLREAAAQLARVALAQGVVEWTGQTLLGLAKLDGGSWLIAGAMQALSAAYLTRVVGRSMADWLAINAGVDELDLVAFKQQAPLLVARAAEEERMNWNGFVQQSRNWLLHGTS
- a CDS encoding bile acid:sodium symporter family protein, with the translated sequence MIELALGLSLAFIMFSLGLSLELKDFVVAFRQPRALLAGLLCQVILLPLMAYVLIGLFRLQGDLAFGVMILSCCPGGITSNVMSRWARGDVALSISYTAIVSLLTAFTLPLILGSAAGRFLATSDLEFAVVPLSFKVFALATLPVLIGVMLRKLHASATIQWERRCSRLANLLFALILLATLISQWDVFTAHLEVLGPILISLNVLMLLLGCTLGPLLALPRPQVTTLAIESGFQNGTVGIVVGAMLSQPGFNAVLTEMSLPSAVYGVLMLITVAPFVVWRRSLGR
- the trpS gene encoding tryptophan--tRNA ligase, whose amino-acid sequence is MNRPRVLSGVQPTGALHLGNWLGAIRNWVDLQDTHDTFVCVVDLHAITVPHEPSHLAENTRSTAALYLACGMDPRRCSVFVQSQVAAHSELCWLLNCVTPLNWLERMIQFKEKAVKQGDNVSVGLLDYPVLMAADILLYDADLVPVGEDQKQHLELARDIAQQRINARFGDKDTPVLKVPKPLILKEGARVMSLTDGRSKMSKSDPNEGSRITLLDPPELITKKIKRAKTDPERGLEFGNPERPETDNLLGLYAILSGKGREQAACECAEMGWGQFKPLLADATVNALEPIQARYGELMRDPAELDQVLSEGREKAETVANATLERVREALGFARRA
- a CDS encoding cation diffusion facilitator family transporter, whose product is MTQSHPIAIVDNRQGVRRVLLVALGLNIAMSLLKLLVGAMSGSLAVIADGMHSATDALSSLTGLVTNKLSDPQPDRDHPYGHRKYEAVGALGIAGFILFTAIEILLRSGERLLEGLPPIRVTGQELVLLTLVLGFNLLLAGYELREGRRLKSNLLKADARHAASDVWTTVVVLVGMAGAVWLQVNWLDVALAIPMALLLIRACAEVLRGTLPWLVDHMAVAPEAIYAEAMATGGVMNCHDIASRGVLGQQVFIEMHMVVDADDLTTAHQITERVEERLETAFGPVRCTIHLEPKDYVEDGITYCGAHG
- the psbA gene encoding photosystem II q(b) protein, whose amino-acid sequence is MSTAIRSGRQSNWEAFCQWVTDTNNRIYVGWFGVLMIPCLLAATICFIIAFIAAPPVDIDGIREPVAGSFIYGNNIISGAVVPSSNAIGLHFYPIWEAASLDEWLYNGGPYQLVVFHFLIGISAYMGRQWELSYRLGMRPWICVAYSAPLSAAFAVFLVYPFGQGSFSDGMPLGISGTFNFMLVFQAEHNILMHPFHMLGVAGVFGGSLFSAMHGSLVTSSLVRETTESESQNYGYKFGQEEETYNIVAAHGYFGRLIFQYASFNNSRSLHFFLAAWPVVGIWFTSMGISTMAFNLNGFNFNQSILDGQGRVLNTWADVLNRANLGMEVMHERNAHNFPLDLAAVESTPVALQAPAIG
- a CDS encoding OsmC family protein, whose translation is MTRISCRYEGDLHCSAEHGPSGVAVHTDAPPDHDGRGESFSPTDLLATALGTCILTVMGITAKRRNWSVTDATASVEKVMSQTGARRIDTLRVLITLPQGLSEDQVQLFKRVAYDCPVKRNLEPSMSIDLIWC
- a CDS encoding ATP-binding protein, with protein sequence MLIGPPGSGKSTLAATLAESLRAPVVSSDNLRQELWGDAGIQGPWSELEPRLHGAIDNALAAAGTVIMDATHAQLSWRQRLMQRHQEARRVQWIGWWLQTPLHQCLAWNRSRHRHVPEPIIRAMHKRLTTPPDQPDPSEGFTSLIRLNPCGACLNKQVNRALQIIHSHEER
- a CDS encoding DUF481 domain-containing protein encodes the protein MHRLITTAGLLTLGMIPGMSWAETVTLTLRNGDSLQGELVERNPKDGTTVLEHPQLGRLTLTAEQLKPVETKPLWTSSVSAGLIGNEKDGDSSLSISFSGNTRYKDEQQTLSLRGSFNASQSKDAGKPISIDTEKGSAELRYDKPIGSNLNLFALSSYQYNGTNDSGVNTVLGNMGVAVPVIKSDNTELTVSIGPSLQWSGGGRNCDSDAFCDNTYGGATLTADLGWKPLPTLRFGLQNQFTTVWASDVQPANTLTAEIRYYPSVNSKLFTTLRVQSIYQSMSTPQINNTITAQVGADF